The following proteins come from a genomic window of Proteinivorax hydrogeniformans:
- a CDS encoding FliA/WhiG family RNA polymerase sigma factor, producing MEREQLWKSYKNGSVEAKNELLLNYISLVKFIVDRIWTGYRIGSFDKEDLTSLGIIGLIDAMEKFDPNLGVKFETYATPRVKGQIIDAIRKEQWLPKDILKGISELEDTIEQLSATNEPLTNEKISETMEISTEKVRKLTRYAGQKILLRLDTPISTQEGTIFLKDTIEDDKQLSPHSAFLLEQQQELLAKVLDKLSDREKLILNLYYNEELTFKEISEILKLSEARISQIHAKAVLRLRRLFTIAQKS from the coding sequence ATGGAGAGGGAACAATTATGGAAGAGCTATAAAAATGGCTCTGTAGAAGCAAAAAACGAGCTTTTATTGAATTATATAAGCTTAGTAAAGTTTATTGTAGATAGGATTTGGACAGGTTATAGGATTGGTAGTTTTGACAAAGAAGACCTAACTAGCTTAGGCATTATTGGGTTAATTGACGCTATGGAAAAATTTGATCCAAACTTAGGGGTAAAGTTTGAAACATACGCCACTCCAAGAGTAAAGGGGCAAATTATTGATGCTATTCGAAAAGAGCAATGGTTACCCAAAGATATTTTAAAAGGCATCAGTGAGCTAGAAGATACTATCGAGCAACTATCTGCTACTAATGAGCCTTTAACTAACGAAAAAATATCGGAAACTATGGAGATATCAACAGAGAAGGTGAGAAAGCTCACCAGATATGCTGGGCAAAAAATCTTGCTCAGATTAGATACTCCAATTTCTACACAAGAAGGGACAATTTTTTTAAAAGATACCATAGAAGATGATAAGCAGCTTTCTCCTCACAGTGCTTTTTTATTGGAGCAGCAGCAAGAATTATTAGCTAAGGTTTTAGATAAGCTTTCTGATAGGGAAAAATTGATTTTGAATCTTTATTACAACGAGGAGCTTACTTTTAAAGAAATTTCGGAAATCTTAAAGTTAAGTGAAGCTCGCATATCCCAGATCCATGCTAAAGCAGTGTTAAGACTAAGAAGGCTCTTTACTATCGCTCAAAAGTCATAG
- a CDS encoding chemotaxis protein CheD, protein MTDVLKVGMSEVKITSAPTMLKTTGLGSCIGLCMYDEKLKIGGMAHVMLPSSVNSKVSEFGAGKYADTAVEFLIKSLKAKGCKKLKAKIAGGAQMFTFSGGSDIMKVGARNVKAVKELLAEQNINIISEDTGGNKGRTIVFDTDNFHLIIRTIGSDQKTI, encoded by the coding sequence ATGACAGATGTTTTAAAAGTAGGGATGTCAGAAGTCAAAATAACATCAGCTCCTACGATGCTTAAAACAACTGGTCTCGGCTCATGCATTGGATTATGTATGTATGACGAAAAGTTGAAAATTGGAGGCATGGCACATGTGATGCTACCGAGCAGCGTAAATTCAAAAGTAAGTGAATTTGGCGCTGGGAAATATGCAGATACGGCAGTGGAATTTCTAATTAAATCTCTAAAAGCAAAGGGTTGTAAAAAACTGAAGGCAAAAATAGCAGGTGGCGCTCAAATGTTCACATTTAGTGGTGGCAGCGACATCATGAAAGTTGGGGCTAGAAATGTAAAAGCAGTCAAGGAGTTATTAGCAGAGCAGAACATCAATATTATATCTGAGGATACCGGTGGAAATAAAGGAAGAACAATAGTTTTTGATACAGATAATTTCCACCTTATAATTCGCACTATTGGAAGTGATCAAAAGACTATCTAA
- a CDS encoding chemotaxis protein CheC, producing the protein MFNKSIKPLQKDLLKELGNIGAGNAATAFSTLISNRVELNVPEVELVGFENSLEFVGDEAVAAMYFRVNGSLPGNMLLMLPLETVDFILQSVGKNKTASWDDLDSYNQSMLMEIGNILCGAYISAISDFTQKKMVPTVPAFAIDMAGAIINIPLAQLGDMSEKALLIKTTFNRDGKDFSGNFLFIPEPSALTELMNHFGVVQ; encoded by the coding sequence GTGTTTAATAAATCAATAAAACCCCTTCAAAAAGACTTATTAAAGGAGCTTGGAAATATTGGCGCAGGAAACGCAGCAACTGCCTTTTCTACGCTGATTTCCAATAGGGTTGAGCTAAACGTTCCAGAAGTGGAGCTAGTTGGTTTTGAAAACTCACTAGAGTTTGTAGGGGATGAAGCTGTTGCCGCGATGTATTTTAGGGTCAATGGCTCTTTGCCAGGTAATATGCTTCTTATGCTCCCTTTAGAGACAGTTGATTTTATACTGCAAAGTGTTGGTAAGAACAAAACTGCTAGCTGGGATGATTTAGATTCATACAACCAATCCATGTTAATGGAGATAGGAAATATTTTGTGTGGAGCTTATATTTCTGCAATATCTGATTTTACACAAAAAAAAATGGTTCCTACAGTGCCTGCCTTTGCCATAGATATGGCTGGGGCGATAATTAATATTCCTTTAGCTCAACTAGGTGATATGAGTGAAAAAGCCCTATTGATAAAGACGACCTTTAATAGAGATGGAAAAGATTTTTCCGGAAATTTTTTATTTATACCCGAGCCTTCTGCTTTAACAGAGTTGATGAACCACTTTGGAGTTGTACAATGA
- a CDS encoding chemotaxis protein CheW, which produces MSTQEQKFVIFQLGEESYGIDILNVQGIERMLEITRVPKTSDFVEGVCNLRGSIVPVIDLRKRFGLDEKEKTDNTRIIVVSIEEVEVGLIVDAANDVISIDSDSIEPAPSVIGSIDNRFINGVGKLENKLIILLDLQEILKKEEIVKLQEITD; this is translated from the coding sequence ATGTCTACTCAAGAACAAAAGTTTGTTATTTTTCAGCTAGGTGAGGAAAGCTATGGGATTGATATTTTAAACGTCCAAGGAATTGAAAGAATGCTTGAAATAACTAGAGTTCCTAAAACTTCAGATTTTGTAGAAGGAGTTTGTAATCTAAGAGGTAGTATCGTTCCTGTAATTGACTTGCGAAAAAGGTTTGGTCTTGATGAAAAAGAAAAAACAGACAACACTAGAATTATAGTTGTAAGTATTGAAGAAGTTGAGGTAGGGTTGATTGTAGATGCGGCAAATGATGTAATTTCCATAGACAGCGACAGCATTGAGCCAGCCCCTTCGGTAATCGGCTCAATAGATAATAGATTTATAAACGGAGTAGGAAAGCTTGAAAACAAACTAATTATTTTGCTAGACTTACAAGAGATATTGAAAAAAGAAGAAATAGTCAAGCTACAGGAAATTACTGACTAG
- a CDS encoding chemotaxis protein CheA, translating into MDLENYLPIFLEESEENLQIISDNLLKLENDKNDKQAVNEIFRAAHTLKGMAATMGFQSIADLTHGIENLLDEIRNGSRELTDKITDVLFLAFDNLQEGLEKLSNGEEPELDSSILDKIDEKDSQSIADATLNKQSTGVNEYQQTVLNNAQKDGFNTYKLEIILDDSCLLKSARAFMIYKDLDNFGEIIKSQPSIEDLEEENFENNFTFWFVTKAEKNKILELEKTPEIQSILITDLNDDKVDSPSIEPSSEKKSEQKGQQKKQATDTSNQQVKAVSTIRVDTTRLDSLMNLVSELVINKTSLNESTENENKQLINEGLEGLHRVTTELQNVVMSLRMVPVERVFNRFPRMVRDTAKELNKKVSLTITGKETELDRTIIDEIGDPLVHLIRNAIDHGLESTEGRQAANKTLEGNILLKAYQSGNEVFIEVSDDGKGIDVDKIRATAIKKGVIDEVAAEQLDEHQILQLIFEPGFSTSEAVTDLSGRGVGLDVVKTSIESLGGGIEIHTQKGQGSTFTIHLPLTLAIIQGLLIKLANESYAIPLSSVVETASIERSEIQKVGHQEVYMFRGNVLPIVNLSSVLGTSSNQNLEQVSLVIVKKGDKQIGLLVDDLIGQQEIVIKSLGQLLNDLTGFSGATISGDGKVMLILDTNTLFN; encoded by the coding sequence ATGGATTTGGAGAACTATTTACCAATCTTTTTAGAAGAATCAGAAGAAAACTTGCAAATAATTAGTGACAATCTTTTGAAGCTGGAAAATGATAAAAATGATAAGCAAGCTGTTAACGAAATATTTAGGGCTGCCCACACCTTAAAGGGCATGGCTGCTACAATGGGTTTTCAGAGTATAGCAGATTTAACCCATGGAATAGAAAACCTTTTAGATGAAATAAGAAACGGAAGCAGAGAACTTACTGACAAGATCACTGATGTGTTATTTTTAGCATTTGATAATCTTCAGGAGGGGCTAGAAAAACTTTCAAACGGTGAAGAGCCTGAACTTGATTCATCAATTTTGGATAAAATTGATGAAAAAGACAGTCAAAGTATTGCAGATGCTACTTTAAATAAGCAATCTACTGGTGTAAATGAATATCAACAGACCGTTTTAAATAATGCGCAAAAGGATGGTTTCAACACGTATAAGCTAGAAATAATTCTTGATGACAGTTGTCTATTAAAGTCTGCAAGGGCCTTTATGATCTATAAGGATTTAGACAACTTTGGTGAAATTATAAAGTCGCAACCATCAATTGAAGACTTAGAAGAGGAGAATTTCGAGAATAACTTTACTTTTTGGTTTGTGACCAAGGCTGAAAAGAATAAAATTCTAGAATTAGAAAAAACACCGGAAATTCAAAGTATTTTGATTACAGATTTAAACGATGATAAAGTTGACTCCCCATCCATAGAACCTTCAAGCGAGAAGAAAAGCGAACAAAAAGGGCAGCAAAAAAAACAAGCAACCGATACCTCCAATCAACAAGTAAAAGCTGTTTCTACAATACGAGTTGATACTACGAGGTTAGACTCCCTTATGAACCTGGTTTCTGAACTTGTAATTAATAAAACAAGTTTAAATGAGAGTACAGAAAATGAGAACAAACAACTCATAAATGAAGGGTTAGAGGGTTTGCATCGTGTCACTACTGAACTACAAAATGTAGTTATGAGCCTGCGAATGGTTCCAGTTGAACGAGTTTTTAATAGATTTCCACGCATGGTAAGGGATACCGCAAAAGAGCTTAACAAAAAGGTTTCTCTAACTATAACCGGTAAAGAGACTGAACTAGATAGAACAATAATTGATGAGATAGGAGATCCACTTGTACATCTTATTAGAAATGCAATAGACCATGGATTAGAAAGTACTGAAGGACGTCAAGCTGCTAACAAGACACTTGAAGGGAATATTCTTTTGAAAGCTTACCAAAGTGGTAATGAAGTTTTTATAGAAGTTAGTGATGATGGCAAGGGAATTGACGTAGATAAAATAAGAGCAACTGCCATTAAAAAGGGAGTCATTGATGAGGTAGCCGCTGAGCAACTTGATGAGCATCAAATCCTACAATTAATATTTGAACCTGGTTTTAGTACATCCGAAGCTGTAACTGATCTATCTGGTAGAGGTGTCGGTCTAGATGTAGTTAAAACTTCAATTGAATCCTTAGGTGGCGGAATAGAAATACATACACAAAAAGGGCAGGGAAGCACCTTTACCATCCACCTACCTTTGACGTTAGCAATTATACAGGGACTTTTAATAAAGCTTGCCAATGAGTCATATGCTATACCTCTTAGTTCCGTAGTTGAAACAGCTTCGATAGAAAGAAGCGAGATACAGAAGGTGGGGCATCAGGAGGTATACATGTTCAGAGGTAATGTGCTGCCAATTGTTAATCTATCCTCAGTCCTAGGGACTTCTTCAAATCAGAACTTAGAACAGGTTTCGCTGGTAATTGTAAAAAAAGGAGATAAACAAATAGGCCTTCTTGTTGATGATTTAATTGGACAGCAAGAAATAGTTATAAAGTCACTAGGTCAATTGTTAAATGATTTGACAGGGTTTTCAGGAGCTACTATATCTGGTGATGGCAAAGTTATGCTAATATTAGATACTAATACACTTTTTAATTAA
- a CDS encoding PilZ domain-containing protein, whose amino-acid sequence MEKRFFFRVNLSHEIEFVKLDSTTLSVTSSSLAGQLSDISGGGLSFYTKSNLEVGHLIEIALKTREDRLLLLSRVVRKEEREMADYYAVKFLHLDQKTETKLIRFINHLQKEQ is encoded by the coding sequence ATGGAAAAACGATTTTTTTTTAGAGTTAATTTAAGCCATGAAATTGAGTTCGTAAAATTAGATTCTACAACTTTAAGCGTAACTTCAAGCTCGTTAGCTGGTCAGCTTTCTGATATAAGCGGCGGAGGATTGTCCTTTTATACAAAAAGTAATCTTGAAGTGGGACATTTAATTGAAATTGCACTTAAGACCAGAGAGGATAGATTATTACTTTTATCTAGGGTAGTAAGAAAAGAAGAAAGGGAAATGGCTGATTACTATGCAGTTAAATTTTTGCACTTAGATCAAAAAACTGAAACAAAATTGATAAGGTTTATAAATCATTTACAGAAGGAACAGTAG
- a CDS encoding MinD/ParA family protein, with the protein MDQAQRLREMVSGKVKKRKKVPVLKKENNTANRPEIITITSGKGGVGKSNTCVNLAFAMASTSKRVLIIDVDIGLGNTDLLLGVYPSYSLLEYLKGKCSLEQAIMRVSEKVDIIAGGELAKDDFLLSSKERDVISTDITELKLYDYIIFDTGAGISSNISYFCQSADRVLVLTTPEPTAITDAYALMKSLYRKSKDLEIQIIVNKVISVQEGYETANKLITVSQKFLLAKPTYLGYIFEDSSVTKAVRKQVPYIKEYPASSSSKSVYQLAASITGSKVINSKTPLGFLSALFKR; encoded by the coding sequence ATGGATCAAGCTCAAAGGCTTAGAGAGATGGTTAGTGGAAAAGTAAAAAAAAGGAAGAAAGTTCCTGTTTTAAAAAAAGAAAACAATACTGCAAACAGACCAGAAATAATTACTATCACTAGCGGAAAAGGAGGAGTTGGTAAAAGCAACACTTGTGTCAACTTAGCTTTTGCAATGGCAAGCACCTCTAAAAGGGTTCTAATTATAGATGTTGACATAGGTTTAGGAAATACTGACTTGCTCCTAGGTGTTTACCCATCATACTCTCTACTGGAATACCTAAAAGGGAAATGTTCGCTAGAGCAAGCTATTATGAGGGTTTCTGAAAAAGTTGATATAATTGCAGGTGGAGAGTTGGCAAAAGATGATTTCCTACTAAGCAGCAAGGAAAGGGATGTAATCTCAACTGACATAACTGAGTTGAAATTGTATGATTATATTATTTTTGATACTGGAGCAGGCATATCTTCAAATATTTCCTACTTTTGCCAATCAGCAGACAGAGTACTTGTACTGACAACTCCAGAGCCAACAGCAATAACTGATGCTTATGCATTAATGAAGTCGCTTTATAGAAAGTCGAAGGACCTAGAAATACAGATTATAGTTAATAAAGTTATATCAGTGCAAGAGGGGTATGAAACAGCTAATAAATTGATTACTGTTTCACAGAAATTTTTGTTAGCAAAACCTACATATTTAGGTTATATATTTGAAGATAGTAGTGTAACAAAAGCTGTAAGAAAACAGGTTCCATACATAAAGGAGTACCCTGCTTCATCTTCTAGCAAATCGGTTTATCAGCTAGCTGCAAGTATTACAGGAAGCAAGGTTATTAATTCCAAAACGCCATTAGGATTCTTATCAGCATTATTTAAAAGATAA
- the flhF gene encoding flagellar biosynthesis protein FlhF — translation MKIRKYNVSSLSEAKALILRDLGKEAIIVKTSKVKAPGLKGFFGKKNFEVLAALEKKDHSLSYPNKHATSNVQAFQKETHQTIPSEYTEIKKELQENRHLIAKLIKDTKNFSNRQFSGRFEDYYNLLVENGVKEDFAKEIIFELTEQHLNHTDIKSELKKLMLSKVKPIQDNISEFYDSKTIALVGPTGVGKTTSIAKLAANAVVTEGRDVGLITLDTYRIAATEQLKTYGDIIDVPVKVAYNSSQFKEIMQHFADKDNIFVDTAGRSHKNLEQLKEQKSFFDFYNVNITLLVLSLTVNFEQQRKIFESYKSFRPKGVMVTKIDEADFYGNLFNLILEFKLPIYFVTTGQSVPDDISTFSSDEIIAKILEGDYNGSSSKA, via the coding sequence ATGAAAATTAGGAAATATAATGTAAGTAGTTTATCGGAAGCTAAGGCGTTGATTCTACGAGATTTAGGCAAAGAGGCTATTATAGTAAAAACTTCAAAAGTAAAAGCTCCTGGGCTTAAAGGCTTTTTTGGAAAGAAAAACTTTGAAGTTTTAGCCGCCCTAGAGAAAAAAGACCACAGCTTAAGTTATCCTAATAAACATGCTACTTCAAATGTACAGGCGTTTCAAAAAGAAACCCACCAAACAATTCCCTCTGAATACACAGAAATAAAGAAAGAATTGCAGGAAAATAGACATCTAATTGCGAAATTAATAAAGGATACAAAAAACTTTTCAAATCGACAGTTTTCTGGTAGATTTGAAGACTATTATAATCTTCTTGTGGAAAACGGGGTTAAAGAGGATTTTGCAAAAGAGATTATTTTTGAACTTACCGAGCAACACCTTAACCACACGGATATAAAGTCAGAGCTTAAAAAATTAATGCTGAGCAAAGTAAAGCCTATTCAAGATAACATTTCGGAATTTTATGATTCAAAAACCATAGCTTTAGTAGGACCTACAGGTGTCGGAAAAACAACCTCCATTGCTAAGCTTGCAGCTAACGCAGTTGTAACGGAGGGGAGGGACGTAGGTCTTATAACTCTTGATACTTATAGGATAGCAGCGACAGAACAGCTAAAAACTTATGGTGATATTATAGACGTTCCGGTTAAGGTAGCCTACAATTCTTCACAGTTTAAGGAAATAATGCAACATTTTGCCGACAAAGACAATATATTTGTCGATACTGCAGGAAGAAGTCATAAAAACCTTGAACAACTTAAGGAACAAAAATCTTTTTTCGACTTTTACAATGTAAACATCACTTTGCTTGTGTTAAGCCTCACTGTTAATTTTGAGCAGCAAAGAAAAATTTTCGAATCCTATAAATCCTTCAGACCAAAAGGGGTTATGGTTACTAAAATAGATGAAGCTGACTTTTATGGTAATTTGTTTAATTTGATTTTGGAATTTAAGCTGCCAATCTACTTTGTTACCACAGGCCAAAGTGTGCCAGATGACATTTCAACCTTTAGCAGCGACGAAATTATAGCTAAAATTTTAGAAGGTGACTATAATGGATCAAGCTCAAAGGCTTAG
- the flhA gene encoding flagellar biosynthesis protein FlhA, with amino-acid sequence MKIAEYGFVVIIILIIMMMIIPVHPNLLSILLVVNISLALTILLTTMQIKEPLEFAIFPSVLLLSTLFRLALNVSSTRLILNEADAGQVIEAFGDFVVGGNAAVGFIVFVILVIIQFIVITKGAERVAEVGARFTLDAMPGKQMAIDADLNAGLITEQEAKKRRKDIQREADFYGAMDGASKFVKGDAIAGIIITLINIGAGFAIGMITHGLDFQESMNTFMLLSVGDGLVSQIPALLISAATGITVTRAASEDSLGNDFIGQIFSNPKVMYIIAALLFFFAITPGLPSIPFIIIAALFLVIAYFSQQSQKKLEEEELAQQQSAATSDDLEEAKPESVLNLLQVDPLELEFGYGLISIFDAEQGGDLLDRVVMIRRQCAMDLGLVVPIVRIRDNIQLPSNEYVIKIKGAEVARAEIQPEKLMAMDPGTATEEIKGIDTIEPSFGLPALWISVEDREKAETSGYTVVDPPSIIATHLTEVIKQHGHELLGRQEVKTLLDNVKKTNSAVVEELVPNQLSIGDVQKVLCNLLSEGISIKDLISILEQLADYAPLTKDTDMLTEYGRQGLQRQISNQVKELGQPVPVITLDPQLEQLINDSIQQTDQGNYLSIDPENTQNIISNFSQTYEDLASKGYQPIVLTAPLVRLYFRKIIESNFPQVSVFSFNELDSKLDIQAVGVVKI; translated from the coding sequence ATGAAAATTGCTGAATATGGCTTTGTTGTCATTATAATTTTGATTATTATGATGATGATAATTCCAGTACACCCAAACTTGCTAAGCATACTATTGGTAGTAAATATTTCCTTAGCACTGACCATACTGCTAACAACTATGCAAATTAAAGAACCACTTGAGTTTGCTATATTTCCATCTGTACTGCTACTTAGTACCTTATTTCGTTTAGCGCTCAATGTATCTTCCACAAGGCTAATACTAAACGAAGCGGACGCTGGTCAAGTTATTGAAGCGTTTGGAGACTTTGTTGTAGGTGGTAATGCGGCGGTCGGTTTTATAGTCTTTGTTATTTTGGTAATTATTCAGTTTATTGTTATTACCAAAGGAGCTGAAAGGGTGGCAGAGGTTGGAGCAAGATTTACTTTAGATGCCATGCCGGGAAAACAAATGGCGATAGATGCAGATCTAAATGCTGGTCTTATTACAGAGCAGGAAGCAAAAAAAAGAAGAAAAGATATCCAAAGAGAAGCTGACTTTTATGGAGCCATGGATGGAGCTAGTAAGTTTGTAAAAGGTGACGCTATAGCTGGCATTATAATAACTTTAATAAACATTGGTGCTGGCTTTGCTATAGGAATGATCACCCATGGGTTGGACTTCCAAGAGTCAATGAACACCTTTATGCTGCTTTCAGTGGGGGATGGATTAGTTAGCCAGATCCCTGCTCTTTTAATTTCTGCAGCAACAGGTATAACTGTAACCAGAGCAGCTTCTGAAGATAGTCTAGGAAACGATTTTATAGGACAGATATTTAGCAACCCAAAGGTTATGTATATAATTGCTGCTCTACTTTTCTTTTTTGCCATTACTCCAGGGTTGCCGTCGATACCTTTTATAATTATCGCTGCTTTATTTTTAGTCATTGCGTACTTTTCTCAACAATCTCAAAAGAAACTAGAAGAAGAGGAACTAGCCCAGCAACAATCAGCTGCTACTAGCGATGATCTTGAAGAGGCTAAACCTGAGTCTGTGCTAAATCTTTTGCAGGTAGACCCTCTAGAACTAGAATTTGGCTATGGCTTAATCTCCATATTTGATGCCGAGCAGGGTGGAGACCTTTTAGATAGAGTGGTAATGATCAGAAGGCAATGTGCTATGGACTTAGGTCTTGTTGTGCCTATAGTTAGAATTAGAGACAACATACAACTACCATCAAATGAGTATGTAATAAAAATAAAAGGCGCGGAAGTGGCGCGAGCAGAAATACAACCAGAAAAGTTGATGGCTATGGATCCTGGCACTGCAACTGAAGAAATTAAAGGAATTGATACCATCGAACCTTCTTTTGGATTACCTGCCCTTTGGATCAGCGTAGAAGATAGGGAGAAAGCAGAAACTTCTGGGTATACAGTTGTTGATCCGCCATCTATTATAGCCACTCATCTGACAGAAGTTATAAAACAGCATGGTCACGAGCTATTAGGCCGGCAGGAAGTTAAAACGCTCTTAGACAACGTCAAAAAGACAAATAGTGCTGTAGTTGAGGAACTGGTTCCTAACCAGCTTTCTATAGGCGATGTACAAAAGGTACTGTGTAACTTGTTAAGTGAGGGGATAAGTATTAAGGATTTAATCTCTATATTAGAGCAGTTAGCTGATTATGCACCTCTAACAAAAGATACAGATATGCTAACTGAGTATGGAAGACAAGGGCTTCAGCGACAAATATCTAACCAGGTAAAGGAGCTGGGTCAGCCAGTTCCAGTTATAACTTTGGACCCGCAACTAGAGCAGCTTATAAACGACTCAATTCAACAAACTGATCAAGGTAACTATCTTTCTATAGATCCTGAAAACACCCAAAATATTATCAGTAACTTTTCTCAGACTTACGAAGATTTAGCGTCAAAAGGCTATCAGCCTATTGTTTTAACTGCTCCACTTGTAAGGCTATATTTTAGGAAGATTATTGAGAGTAATTTTCCACAAGTCTCAGTTTTCTCTTTTAATGAGTTAGATAGTAAGCTTGATATTCAAGCGGTAGGGGTGGTGAAAATATGA
- the flhB gene encoding flagellar biosynthesis protein FlhB, which yields MNNLRFNLQLFSQEKTEKATPKKRKDARKKGQVLKSPEVSSAFILIVAFSTLHFWTPVMFERMIGFMKFSMTEYFNTTFEPIYVYQIIVRMIVEGLIIFAPIGVAIVIIGILVNYLQVGFLLTGEPLKVKLSRLNPIEGAKKIFSKKAIIQLVKSLLKVGFIGSIVYVLLNSFFDEIYLLWEMDFLVGVSKIGSTVTKIALFSGSAMILIAILDYIAQWFEFEKNLKMSKQEIKDEHKQVEGDPQVKGRIKEQQRSMAMNRMMQDVPKADVVITNPTHYAIAIKYDQSTKHAPKVVAKGKDNVAQKIKQIADQEDVVMYEDVKLARALFKSVEIGEQIPYEFYKAVAEVLAFVYRLKGKAGNF from the coding sequence ATGAATAATTTAAGGTTTAACTTGCAACTTTTCTCCCAGGAAAAAACTGAAAAAGCAACTCCTAAAAAGAGAAAGGATGCTAGAAAAAAAGGTCAGGTGTTAAAGAGTCCTGAAGTTAGTTCAGCTTTTATATTGATAGTTGCTTTTAGCACATTACACTTTTGGACACCGGTTATGTTTGAACGAATGATAGGTTTTATGAAGTTTAGTATGACAGAGTATTTTAACACTACTTTTGAACCTATTTATGTTTATCAGATAATTGTAAGGATGATAGTTGAAGGATTAATTATTTTTGCACCTATTGGGGTTGCTATTGTAATTATTGGTATATTGGTTAACTATCTGCAAGTTGGCTTTCTGTTAACTGGTGAACCTCTAAAGGTGAAGCTATCAAGGCTTAACCCAATAGAAGGTGCCAAGAAAATATTTTCGAAAAAAGCGATAATTCAACTAGTAAAATCGCTTTTGAAAGTTGGGTTTATAGGTTCGATAGTTTATGTACTTTTAAATAGTTTTTTTGATGAAATATACTTATTATGGGAGATGGATTTTCTAGTAGGTGTATCTAAAATAGGCAGCACTGTAACTAAGATTGCCTTGTTTTCAGGTTCTGCGATGATACTAATAGCTATTTTGGATTATATAGCCCAGTGGTTTGAGTTTGAGAAGAACCTCAAAATGAGCAAGCAAGAAATAAAAGATGAACACAAGCAAGTAGAAGGTGATCCTCAGGTCAAAGGACGTATTAAGGAACAACAAAGATCTATGGCTATGAATAGAATGATGCAAGACGTGCCAAAAGCAGATGTAGTTATTACTAACCCTACTCATTATGCTATTGCTATAAAGTATGACCAGAGTACAAAACATGCGCCAAAAGTTGTGGCAAAAGGTAAAGATAATGTGGCACAAAAAATTAAGCAAATTGCAGACCAAGAAGATGTAGTTATGTACGAGGATGTAAAACTTGCAAGGGCACTTTTTAAGTCTGTTGAAATTGGAGAACAAATACCTTATGAATTTTATAAAGCAGTTGCTGAAGTCTTAGCTTTTGTATATAGGTTAAAAGGAAAAGCTGGTAACTTCTAA
- the fliR gene encoding flagellar biosynthetic protein FliR: MEILQLIDERFITFLLLLVRFSGLFLGTPIFGARNTPTILKVGFAFFCSIIMLPGQNAGISLEEAGIALFLLATKELLIGLIIGYISILIFSSLQFAGQFIDVQMGLGLANVIDPQYGNQIPLVGNFKYTLALLLFLHIDGHHMLIAGLFKSIEVMPLGQVEFVEGLYPFIFNLFTGMFWTGLQVGLPIIGTLFCVNIGLGMVARTVPQINVFVVGIPLKIIVGFLALILVFPFYINVVANLFTNLLENITQFLYILGG, translated from the coding sequence ATGGAGATTTTACAACTTATTGATGAAAGGTTTATTACTTTTCTGTTGCTTCTCGTTAGGTTCAGCGGCCTATTTTTGGGAACCCCAATTTTTGGAGCAAGAAATACTCCTACTATTTTAAAGGTAGGTTTTGCTTTTTTTTGTAGTATTATTATGTTACCAGGCCAAAATGCAGGGATATCCCTAGAAGAAGCAGGAATTGCATTATTTCTACTGGCCACAAAAGAACTTCTAATCGGTTTAATCATTGGTTATATAAGTATTTTAATTTTTTCTTCTTTACAGTTTGCAGGGCAGTTTATAGATGTGCAAATGGGGCTTGGACTTGCAAATGTAATAGACCCTCAGTATGGTAACCAAATACCTTTAGTTGGAAACTTTAAATATACATTAGCTCTCCTACTATTTTTACATATAGACGGTCATCATATGTTAATTGCCGGTCTTTTTAAGAGCATAGAAGTTATGCCATTAGGTCAGGTAGAGTTTGTTGAAGGATTATATCCTTTTATATTTAATTTATTTACCGGAATGTTTTGGACTGGTCTTCAGGTTGGACTTCCAATTATCGGTACATTATTTTGTGTAAATATAGGGTTGGGAATGGTTGCAAGAACGGTCCCGCAGATTAATGTTTTCGTTGTAGGTATTCCATTGAAAATTATAGTGGGTTTTTTAGCTTTAATTTTAGTATTCCCTTTTTATATAAATGTTGTTGCTAATTTATTTACTAACCTGCTAGAAAATATCACTCAATTTTTATATATTTTAGGCGGTTAA